tttttttttttttttaactaGCCGGTTTTACAATGCACTCTAAGCTTTCTTCTCATATGACTTTCTCTTCCCATTATTTAACATAAGCAGTAACTACAACTGCTCAGATACACCGTTAAAAACTCGCAAATGATTTCCTAACGTAAAAGAACAACTTTTGAACATTTCCTAAATGATATGACTGAAACCGTGCATCAGATGGTACCAAGCAGATATTAATTGATGTAAGGATGTGTGAAGTCATCAACCCCTCTACATAATACTTTATGATTAACTATATTGACCATTACATGCATTTAATGAAGCTTTATTTGATCTAAGTTTCTGCAGAAATGCTCATTACAAGCTGTTGCACTAATCTGATCAGCTTGAGAATATTCCTATCCTTAGAATGTTGTTTCTCAACAGTTCTTTCGTACAAATAGTACTGTAGAGTCTCTGAGCAACCAATCCTAGAGCACATAGCAATACTAGTTAAGCAAGATCCATAACACATTTGAATACTTCAAATACAAAACAGAATCAATTGTTGTCTattattgtttttattACCACAATCTACGCTTTCTTGATGGCTCGTTGCTTTTGTACTCTTTCTCTTAATGTTACAAGGCCAGCATCGTCGTCTAACACCCAGTTTGCCTTAGTTATTGATACCAGTTCCGAGGCATCCATTCCAAGAAGACCTTTAAAGAATGGATAATCTAGTACAAAATAGCTGCTCCGTAGtgtttttgaaatatcttCAAGAGTATCTTGTAAGGCGGTGgctttcaaaattgatcTAATGTGTTGCTTTACTTGATCATCCGTTTTCGTTCCAAGATAGTTGTATATTTGCAACCACTTGAAGTAATTATGTTCCGTAAAAGCCTCGATCAATTTATATGTCAATTGGACATTCGTCATGCTTTCAATTGTATCGCTATAAAGCATTTTGTGGTACCTTTTACCGTTTCCAGCAACCTTTTCAAAGAGTAATGAAAAGCCCCTCTCATATTCCTTACTAAAATGAACGATGTGGAGAATAAAGTAAAGCCAAACTTCTTCCAACTCTTTCTCCTCTAAGAAAGTAGCGTCGATGCTCTCTCTTTCTAATAATTTCTCCATGGATGGAATATATGATTGGTAATGCTCAATGGtaattgaaaaatgcatcGATGCCAGTAGTACACTTTTCACGAACTCATCTGATTTGATTCGAAGAATGCTTTCCCGCAATTTCCGGAAATTCATAAGAATCTGATCTCTAGTTTCAAGGGATTGATCCTTGTGTCTGTAATCATCAATCATGCGTTTAGTATCGTCTAATAGTATATTTCTTGCACTTGAATCATTCTGGAGACGATTATCTTGACCCCTGCTAACTAATCCAAACTCCCTGCTTTCCTTAGACTTTATTTCCAGCTGTTCTTTTGCAAATcgtgcttttcttctctccaACTTAATTGTTTCTTCATCGTTATgttcattattcttttctttcctcgAGTTCTGAGTTCTTCGCCTAAATGTCCAATGTTTAGAATTGTTCCCCGTTCTCCCGTCCCTATTGTTTTCCCCCTTCTTATGGTTGGTTTGCATTGTAGTATAGTCTATCGGAAGTGTGGAGAGACTCGATATGATTATGGTCGCCTTATCTTTAATTGATGAACTTCCCCTTATCGGTTCgtagttctttttttttttcttattttttcccccacttattcttctctttgAGAAAACCAATACATAGAGATTGCACTCCCTCTATCTTTCCGTTtcatattctttctttgactTCAGCAAGTGTTCATGATTAGGGTTGGATTCTTTGGTGCAGATGAGTTTAGTGCAGGGTGCCTTAAAGCAATTCTGCCTTTACGTTTTCACACTCCAAAGATCATTTCACACTTAGATGTGATTACAAGGTCACCAAAGCTGACTGGAAGAGGTCTTCAGCATTTGAATGAATTCCCAGTGGCGAAGTTTGCCAGTGCTAATAATGTTAATGTATTGAGAGCCGAGAAAAATGTTGACTTTGGCAATCTTCCAGATTATGATCTCTGTATTGCCGTTTCGTATGGGAAGTTGAttccttcatcttttcttcgTTCTCTTCCATATGGAGGCCTCAATGTACATCCGTCATTGCTTTCACGGTATTGTGGAGCTGCTCCTCTCCAAAGGGCTCTCTTAAATCAGGATGATGTGACTGGAGTAACAGTTCAAACTCTTCATCCAACGGAATTCGACAGAGGTGCTATCTTGGCAAGAGATTCTTACAAAATAAAGCCATCCGAGACATATAGATCGCTTGCAGAGGAATTGTCCcgaagaggaggaaaactTCTTTATGACATACTGCTCAATCGGATGTATGATTGTAATATCCCGGGATATATTACCTTACCCCCTGTCCTTCCCCTATCATACGCTAAAAAAGTTCAGCCAAGTGAACGACAGATAAATTGGTCGCAGTATGACACATTTAAGATTGTAAGAAATTTTAACACTCTTGGACAACTCTACACCTTTAAAGGGTACAAGTCTCGCAAGTCTCGAAACGGGGAGTTAAAGCTCCGAAGGGTTGTTCTTGATGATATTCGTGAAGCAAATGGATATTCTTTCACCGCTGGTTCAATTCCCGGCTCATTTATAGTTGATCCGGCCAATAAGCAACGTCTATTGATCAAAACAATTGACGGAAATGTTAGTGCTGGTATAATCAAGGTTGAAAGTCTAGGAAGTGTATCGGGAGATCGAATGTCCAATCCaacaaagaagatgttTGGAGGCATCTATGATAATGTATTTGTTTCTGATAAATAGCGAGGGCTTCCCTTATAAATAGAAATTACGACCATTTTCCATCAATTCGGTGGATTTTAGATTGATTACGCATACACTTACTAGTTCTACTGAAAAGATCGAAGACACTAGATTATAATCGTAGCTGCTTTCTATTACCATGTATAATTCTCTAAATTGTCTAGGAATGCTGTATATGTGTGTTTTACACTTCCTCCGCGTGCTCAGGAACATAATGATATTTAAAACTGAAACAATATTCTAAAAGCATATAAGGCGTGAAATAATTGGTAGTAAAGTGGGCATTGCAACCAGTGCCCTTGAATTGCAGtttctgaaataaaaagttcGTCATAATAAAGGATTTCATAAAAGCCAATAATCGCTCTAATGGTAACTTCTcgaaagaaataatattcaTAAACTTGTGTCCTGTACGCATCATTTTATAAGTTGTGACTTAAAATCATCCAGTTTGTTTGTCTTCAACCTTTTAGACAAACCTTTAGCAGGATTCTCGGAGGCATCTATTTGCCACAATCTTGCATtacttttcttcacttcctcaaaaatttcaaagtACCATCTATCCATGTAGAATAACTTTGGATGCTTTCCAAACCAAAAGCAGTTTCGCAATGTTGGAACATAGTCCGAAACAAAGTTAAAGTAGTCTATTCCAAATCCAAGCTCATTCAATACATGCCTGAAATGCAAAGCTTTTGCTGTAGCATGACCCACTGCCCTCATGTCGGCTTCCATTATTGATGCTGAAGCCCCTGAACTCTTAGCGGATTGCCATGATAAAGCATTTCCATTCAATGCCAAGACCATACCCCTCTGGCTCTCCCCAGTATCTTCCCAATAAGATGAAGAGTTATAAACCGTGAGTGGCAGCCAATCTACTCCCGGATACTTTGGAATAATACAATCAAAGTTAGCCTTACTTGTTAAAAAGTCCGTCTTTGTATGTCTGACGGACCCCATTCTCTCATAAACTATGCCCTCGTTTCTTGTATTAACCAAGTAATCGACTATAGCATGTAATGACTTCATGTGGATTTCATGAGGATCATCAACGTATCTGGCTAATAAAGAAACAGAGCAGGCTATATCCAGTCGAGCTGTATCGCTAATATACTTCAACATACTGAGGATTGACCGGTactgttttttttccgCACCATGTAAAGCAGGCGTCTTACTCCATCTTAGTTTCCATTTAGGGGGGATCGGAGACCCggttcttttcttgttgaCACGTAGTGCCAACTTTTCGACCATTTGCTCGATATAGTCCCTGGAAGATAGCTTGATCTGACGGCCAGTTATATCAATGGTCATTCCCAAAAACACCTTTGGAATACTCAAGCTTCTTGTATTGAAGTTGTTTGCAAAAAGAGATGTGACTCCTCTAATAGCCGCTCTATCGGCACCTGACACGATGATATCATCTATATAGACCGCTATCAATACTCTGTCAGTGAAAAACACCCTTTCATCGTAAACAGATCTCCTGTAACCTGCTCTTTTTAACACCCGGGCCACTATGTTGCACCAAAGTCCAGGAATTTGCTTAGTAGCATAAATTCCTCGTTTCAACTGCCATACACAGTTACCCGGCATGGAAACACCCTGCGGCGGTCTCATGTAAATGGTTTCACCAAGagacttcttcaaaaaagagGCACTTGCATCCAAATGCCTCAACTTCCATCCCCTTATAGCAGTGACTGCAAGAATCATACGGAAACTGTCAATATTTGCTCCTGGAGCATACGTATCGATACTCGTTCCGTCTGCCTGTAGTGGACCGCAGGCTACCAAGCCAGCAGTGtattttctctctttaCCATTCTTTTCCACACCAAACACCCACTTGGAAGATAAAACTTTCGATGCAGGTGGTTCCTCCACTATGTCAAAGGTTTCATCTCTTTGGAAGCTTTTCAAGCCCTCCCTGCATGCCGCAAACCACTCCACTTTCTGCGAGGAAATCATTGCCTCCTTAAATGTTCTGGGAACTCCGATACTGTCACCCAAAAGTGACATTTGCGTAATGCCAGTTCTTTCTAACCCCTGACTATTGGTTAAAAGAACTCTTTGAGCCGATTTCCGACGAAAAGCAGCGGGAGCACTTGGCACCGGTTTCTTGTTCTTGCTTATAGACCATTGCTCTGAGGCCACCACTGGTGCAAATGTTGCCGGATTATATTCATCATCGGGAAGATAAAGGTAGAAAACGTTCCTCTGCCTTTTAGACTGAGGAACCGATGGCTCATCATCTTGTTCCAATCGACGTTTAGCTTTATTTGAATTGGTGCTTGCCGGAACGGCAGTCTTGCCGGGAGTCTCCTTCTGTTCTGGAGCCTGAATTCTCATGTATGGTATGTGTTATTATTGTGATTACTCAtcaaaacgaaaaaaattaacgATGGTGGCTAGCTCCAGCAGGATTAGGCTGAGTCAACTATTCTTGTTGAAGCTTTCAAAGGCTGTTTTCACACTTCTTGTTAAAGCCTTCAAATGCTATTTCCACACTTCTAGATCAGCATAAACCTGACTTCTTGTTGAATCACTGGATGTTGTCCAAGCAGTAAATTACGCTAGTTTAAGAAAGCGTGATGTTTTAATGTGCagacgaaaaaaataccgaaaatatatttcttaCATACGACTAACTAATTGATTAGCTAGAAATATTATTCCTATTCTCGAGGTTGCAGCTATACTTTCTAATACACCACACACTATACAATCCCTTACATCGACGAGCACGTCAATGTGTTGAATTTAAATTCAAGTTTCTAtcaaattaaattaaattaaattaaatttaatcATTGACATTTGttaaatataaatgaaGCCGTCATAGTGAAACTATACACTTCTTGTTGTACTCGTTGACAGCAGTAACGATGTTCCTATACAAAAATATCTGGTCAGCTTTTCCTGGAATTGAAATAAACCTTTCCGGAGAGCCGGCCCGATTCTGCTTAATAAGAATTCCGGTGTTCTCCAATGTGATATTACCTATCTTCTCATAAGGCATGTTCCATTCGGCTTTCAAAGTCTCCACAGTAACAACCAAAATCCTGGACATACTGACAATGCACACCATCTCGAATCCTGGAAGCATCACATGAGCCAAGTATCTCTCACGAGAATATTTCCCACCATCGCATGTTTTCAACCAGTACTGACCTTGGGCCTCTCTTTCGGAATAAGAGGTGACACATCCGTTATATCGGATATTTCTTGGAAGACGCATTCTCCTCGAGCTGTCTTTATCAAAGGCAGTGGTCGAGCTCTTGATGCTCTCACTGATATCATTGGCAAAGTCTAGCACTCCTGTAGCGGCCTTTGTAGGAAGACCGATAATTCCCCTACCCAGTCCTTTGATGAATCCAGAGGCACCTTCTTCGTTTGCACCTTTGATTGGAGCAATAGCCAAACCAGACAATCCACTGGTGATACCGTCAAACAACGAGTTTGTTCCACTTGCAAAACCACCAAGTGGATGGTTTGGCCGGCTTTTCTGCCTGTTCTgcctccttttcttttggaaatCTCTGTCCATGGATGCAACAGTGAGTCCCTTTGCAACGGAACTTGTAAAGCGTGACACACTGTCACTAACGCCGAACAAAGACTTCCGTAAAAAGCTGATACCACCTCTTGCCAATCCTATTCCCAACTCCTGAGGCCTGTCAGTCATAATGTATCCCTGATATGGTTCATAGAAGATATCCATCACTCCGGAACTGATGTTGTTGAACAACCCAACCGGATTGCCGATGACATCTGCAGATCCAAGCACTTTGTACCACTGATACAAAAAGGCTTGCTTGTAATGCTCCTGGATATTTTGCTGGAGGTACGGTAGAGGAGTTCTCACATTCTCCAAAATTAAAGATGACATCTTGATAGGAGCATCTCTAATATTTCCCACTGCCATACTAATCGCACTCGCGGCCAAAGCTATTGGATTTCCGGATATAGGAGCATCGTCATCCAGCTCATCAGTCCGTTCAAACGAAACATTGAACTGCAAGGGTTGCAAATGAAGAAGCTCAAAGTAGTAATCGTCTCCTGTTCTTAGAGTAGGCGGCTCTGGAATCTCTGTATGCTTGTCCCATAATACATCGATGgtatcatcattttcagaTGCTTCCGGTGTCTTGAAGAACTCCATTAAGGAGGAAATTGTTGGCTCGTCTAGCTCAAAGGACATTTCCTGAAATAGTGCTGTTGCAAACTTGATGTATGTGACCCCATGTGAATCGTCTTTCATCTTAGAAATGCCTGCTGAAAACACTGGGTGCTCgttcatctcttttttcgACTTTGGAACAACAGTAGGATATATGAGAACCGGGAATGTTGCCGGATACGTCTGGTTGTCCACTTGAAGCCACTTAAGCTTCAGAGCAATGTTCTGATGGATTTCAGACTCTGCATAGTTCATTATTGCTCCTCTTAAAGTTATATAACTGATTTCCTCACACTCTGAATTGATCAATGAAACACCCAATCCTTTAAAGTCCACCGAAACGCTCAAATTGTAGTTTTCGTCCTTGGTTCCGGTCTCGAAGTCGCCGGAATTCCGGCTGTTTGTGGTatgtgaagaagaattcGACTTCATCCGATACATGCTCGTTTTAGGATCATAGTTGTTTATCATCAACACCTGGACTGGACCTTCGGCCTGAACATTCAAATCAACAACGTTTCTGCCGTTGGTTGGTGAATTGGAGCTGGAGCCAAGTCTCATTGGATAAAGTGTGCCAATTTCAGCAAGCTGCACGAacctttctttatttccacTTCTCAACACCAACTCCTTGACATCAGCCGCCGGAAAGTCC
This sequence is a window from Brettanomyces bruxellensis chromosome 5, complete sequence. Protein-coding genes within it:
- a CDS encoding uncharacterized protein (BUSCO:EOG092631ML), which produces MIRVGFFGADEFSAGCLKAILPLRFHTPKIISHLDVITRSPKLTGRGLQHLNEFPVAKFASANNVNVLRAEKNVDFGNLPDYDLCIAVSYGKLIPSSFLRSLPYGGLNVHPSLLSRYCGAAPLQRALLNQDDVTGVTVQTLHPTEFDRGAILARDSYKIKPSETYRSLAEELSRRGGKLLYDILLNRMYDCNIPGYITLPPVLPLSYAKKVQPSERQINWSQYDTFKIVRNFNTLGQLYTFKGYKSRKSRNGELKLRRVVLDDIREANGYSFTAGSIPGSFIVDPANKQRLLIKTIDGNVSAGIIKVESLGSVSGDRMSNPTKKMFGGIYDNVFVSDK